One part of the Humulus lupulus chromosome 9, drHumLupu1.1, whole genome shotgun sequence genome encodes these proteins:
- the LOC133800249 gene encoding uncharacterized mitochondrial protein AtMg00860-like, producing MDLMNIVFKDVLDKFIMVFIDDILIYSSSAEEHEEHLWLTLQWLREHKLYAKYKKCEFWLPQVTFLGHIVSKDGVMVDPIKIEAVKNWPRPKNAFEVRCFMGLVGYYRQFVEGFSKIARPLIELTKKNMKFCWADKCETSFQELKEKLISAPVLSFFLIRKDL from the coding sequence atggacttaatgaacatagtgttcaaggatGTTCTGGATAAGTTCATCatggtattcattgacgatattcttaTATACTCGAGTTCGGCagaagaacatgaggaacatttatGGCTAACCCTTCAATGGTTAAGAGAACACAAGTTATATGCCAAAtacaagaaatgtgaattttggctgccCCAGGTGACATTTTTGGGTCATATAGTAAGTAAGGATGGAGTTATGGTGGACCCAATCAAGATAGAAGCAGTAAAGAACTGGCCTAGACCGAAGAACGCGTTTGAAGTGAGATGCTTTATGGGGTTGGTTGGTTACTATCGGCAGTTTGTGGAAGGTTTTTCGAAAATCGCGAGACCATTGAttgaattgacaaagaagaataTGAAGTTCTGCTGGGCAGACAAGTGTGAGACTAGTTTTCAGGAGTTGAAAGAGAAACTTATCTCAGCACCAGTGTTAAGCTTCTTTCTGATAAGGAAAGATTtgtag